In the genome of Hyphobacterium sp. CCMP332, one region contains:
- a CDS encoding OmpA family protein, with product MKKLILILILFTAFSNNIVLSQKLENTALIALDSINSEFDDSSPFVESTSKQLFFSKRNKAGDTDAFLAEWNGTSWSNNPISLSINNRFDNEIYHVDSKGLIYFQKAILNNAGQAIFGIFTTEFNEGKWSIPIRQSIKYFNNKSSDQSFCLNKHGDIMLISMQSYFSYGVEDIYVSFRNDNNSWTEPKNLGNSINTPYEEFTPFLDDDDRTLYFSSNGHPGGFGSKDIWVSYRLDSTWTKWSSPVNLGANVNTMGMEMSFRKTGISQIPFLVVSSRTSDGQSDIFGLKLDKSELDSLILAVKPVEKISTTIDSIGEINVIIDSNISANLSDTINAVDSLNTHLLDSTNNILIISTKNRSNNQAIPSLVIYKNRIKSDSIYLERDSVLEISCEWLDTVEINVRSQYFLPQTKTIIFENRHFGIKLEEEIFLDSLEIGKSIQFEHVLFKRGTPELLDQSYGDLDYVAQILNKNEDLNIQIAGHTDNSGNAYLNYILSEKRANTIKKYLINKGINPARIETKGYGGTQPIASNESEETMKLNRRVEFKLIKNK from the coding sequence ATGAAGAAACTCATTTTGATATTAATACTTTTCACAGCTTTTTCTAACAATATTGTTTTATCTCAGAAATTAGAAAATACAGCATTAATAGCTTTGGATAGCATCAATAGTGAATTTGACGATTCTTCGCCTTTTGTTGAAAGTACTTCCAAACAGCTGTTCTTTAGTAAAAGAAACAAGGCTGGCGATACAGATGCGTTTTTAGCAGAATGGAATGGCACGAGCTGGTCTAATAACCCAATATCCTTATCCATTAATAATCGATTTGATAATGAGATTTACCATGTCGATTCAAAGGGGCTCATTTATTTCCAAAAAGCTATTTTAAATAATGCAGGCCAAGCCATTTTTGGAATATTCACCACAGAATTCAACGAAGGAAAATGGTCCATACCCATTAGGCAAAGCATAAAATACTTTAATAACAAGTCCAGCGATCAATCATTTTGTTTAAACAAACATGGGGATATTATGCTAATATCAATGCAAAGTTATTTCAGCTATGGTGTAGAAGATATTTATGTGTCATTTAGAAATGACAACAATTCATGGACTGAGCCGAAAAACCTGGGCAATTCAATTAATACGCCATATGAAGAATTTACACCCTTTCTGGATGATGATGATCGCACTTTGTATTTTTCTTCAAATGGGCATCCAGGTGGTTTTGGAAGTAAGGATATTTGGGTTTCTTATCGATTGGACAGTACATGGACCAAATGGTCTTCACCGGTCAACTTAGGGGCTAATGTAAATACCATGGGAATGGAAATGTCTTTTAGGAAGACCGGTATAAGTCAAATTCCATTTCTTGTAGTATCGTCCAGAACCAGCGATGGTCAATCAGATATTTTTGGTTTAAAACTCGACAAATCGGAATTGGATTCTTTGATCTTAGCAGTAAAACCTGTTGAAAAGATAAGCACAACGATTGATTCAATTGGAGAAATAAATGTAATTATTGATTCAAACATCAGCGCAAATTTATCCGATACAATAAATGCCGTTGATTCATTAAATACTCATTTACTGGACAGCACGAATAACATCCTTATAATTAGCACCAAAAACAGATCGAACAATCAAGCTATTCCAAGTTTGGTTATTTACAAAAATCGAATCAAAAGCGACAGCATTTATCTTGAAAGAGATAGTGTTTTAGAAATTAGCTGCGAGTGGTTAGATACCGTGGAAATTAATGTAAGATCACAATATTTTCTACCTCAGACAAAAACTATCATTTTTGAGAATCGCCATTTTGGAATTAAACTGGAAGAAGAAATTTTCCTCGATAGTTTGGAAATAGGCAAATCGATACAATTTGAACATGTCTTATTTAAAAGAGGAACGCCCGAACTCCTGGATCAATCCTACGGAGACCTGGACTATGTGGCTCAAATTTTAAATAAAAATGAAGACCTAAATATTCAAATCGCTGGGCATACAGATAATTCGGGAAATGCCTATCTAAACTATATATTAAGTGAAAAAAGAGCGAATACAATCAAAAAATATTTAATAAATAAGGGAATAAATCCCGCCCGAATTGAAACTAAAGGATATGGTGGCACTCAACCAATAGCCAGCAATGAAAGCGAAGAAACAATGAAACTCAATAGACGAGTGGAATTCAAATTAATCAAAAATAAATAG